TGACTTTTCTTTTTCGTTTACATCTACACTGACAACTTTAGCAGGACTAAGACTATTTGCAATAAATATTTCAGGATCTTTATCCCATGTGACTATATCTATCTTTTCACCATTTAATTCATCAACTATAGCCTTAACTCTAGCTCCTTTATGACCAACACAAGCACCAACAGGGTCTACATTTTCATCTAAGGAATAAACTGCTATTTTAGTTCTAGAACCTGCCTCTCTTGAAATACTGTATATGTCCACTATCCCATCATGTATTTCAGGAACTTCTAATTCAAATAATCTTTTAACAAATCCTGGATGTGTTCTTGATAACAAAATTTGTGGTCCCTTTGTTGTCTTTTTAACTTCCAAGATATATGCCTTTATTCTATCACCTTGATTATATGTTTCACCTTCTATCTGTTCACTGGGAAGTAAAACGCCTTCTGTCTTACCTAGATTTACCATAACATTATTTCTGCTTACTCTTTGTATTAACCCTGTAATTATTTCACTTTCTCTACTATAAAATTTCTCATATATAATCTCTCTTTCAGCTTCTCTTATTCTTTGAACAACTACTTGTTTAGCTGTTTGAGCTGCAATCCGACCAAAATTTTTAGGTGTAACTTCTATTTTGACAATGTCTTCAATTTCATACTTGTTATCTATCCTCTTTGCATCTTCCAGAGCTATTTCTAAAAGATTATCTTCAACCTCATTTACCACCATTTTATTGGCATATACTCTAATTTCTCCATCTTCCTTATCTATATATATTTCCACATTCTGAGAAGAACCAAAATTCCTCTTATAGGCTGAAACTAATGCAGCTTCAATGGCTTCAATCAAAGTATCCTTAGATATGCCTTTCTCTTTTTCAATTTCATCTAATGCCTGTATGAATTCAGCATTCATCCCCAATAAACCTCCTTTAAAATTTAACAGCCAAATTTATTTTGGCAATAATATCTCTATCTATATTTATTACCTCGCCATCTTCATTCTCTATATCTAAACTCTTATCATTAAATCCTATGAGCCTTCCCATATGTTTTTTATGCCCTTTATAAGATTTATATAGACTAACCTCTACATCTTTTTTAATATTTAACTTTAAATCTTTATCTGTCTTAAGTGGTCTATCTAATCCAGGGGATGAAACCTCTAAAAAATAGTTTTCATCTATAGGGTCAACTTCATCTAATTTTTTGCTAAGTTTTTGACTTATTTCCTGACAATCATCTATAGTTATCCCTTCAGGTTTATCTAAGTATATCCTCAAAAACATAGAAGCACCTTCTTTAACAAACTCTACATCTACTAGAATATAGTCTGTTTCAACTAATATCTCACTTACAATATCCTTAGTTACTTTTTCAATATCATTTTTCTTCATATTTTCACCTCCATTGCTTGCATTAGAGATTAAAATAATATCTTTCCCTAATAATAATAATTTTAACTTAAATAACATTTCTTATTCTATAGATATATGATTATTTAATATACTTATATTTTTGCATAAAAATTGGGCAGGGTTCTGCCTTAAATAATAGTAAAAGGAAAGAGTGGGGTTCGCCCACTCCTAAAATCAGCATAATTATTTACTTATAATATATCATAAAAATTTCTAAAAATCAAATGTTAAATAAACTTAGTTGGTTACTTTCCGGAAGACCTTTTAAACATCCATGAACTTTCAATGCCTCAACAGCAGTTTTGTTTATTTTTGCTCTTTTCGTCAAGTCCTCTATAGATAAAAATTTTCCTTTTTCTCTTTCTTTCGCAATACTCCTAGCAGCATTTTCCCCGACACCCTGTAAAGACTTTAATGGAGGTATTATACCTTGCTCCCCAATCAAGAATTTATCACTATCTGATTTATAAATATTTACTCTATCAAATTTAAAACCTCTGCAATACATCTCCAAAGCTACTTCTAATACAGTCAGAAGATTTTTTTCCTTTGCTGTCTTTTCATTACCCATATTCTCAAGTTCTTCTATTTTGTTTTTTACAACATCTTTTCCTTTTACTATTAATTCAGCATCAAAATCTACAGCTTTCATAGAAAAATACGTGGCATAAAACGCCTCAGGATAGTGCACTTTAAAATAAGCTATCCTAAAAGACATCATTACATATGCAACAGCATGGGCCTTTGGAAACATATATTTAATCTTTTTACAGGATTGTATATACCAATCGGGAATTTTCATATCTCTCATATATTTTTCATCTTCTTCCGTAAGTCCTTTACCCTTTCTTACTTTCTCCATTATAGTAAAAGATCTTTTCTTTTCAAGACCATTATATATGAGATACATCATTATATCATCACGTGTAGATATAACTTCACTTAATTTAGTTACACCATTCCTAACCAAATCTTGAGCATTATTCAACCATACATCAGTACCATGGGATAAACCACTTATCCTTACAAGTTCCGCAAATGTAGTAGGTTTAGTATCTAAAAGCATTTGCCGCACAAATTTTGTTCCAAATTCTGGGATTCCAAAGGATCCTACTTCACTATTAATTTCCTCTTTATCGATACCTAAAACTTCAGTACTAGTAAATAAACTCATAGTCTTATTATCATCTAAGGGTATCTCTTGAGCATCCACACCAGTTAAATCCTCTAACATTTTTATAATAGTTGGTGTATCATGTCCTAGTATATCTAACTTTAGTATTCTTCCACTTATAGAGTGATAATCAAAATGTGTTGTTATTACTCCAGAATTTTTATCATTTGCAGGATATTGTATAGGACTGAAATCATATATTTCTTTATCTCCAGGAACTATCATTACTCCGCCAGGATGTTGTCCAGAAGTTCGTTTTATACCAGTACATCCTTTAACTAACCTTGTAGCTTCTGCACTATTTAGTACCATTTCTTTTTCATCAAAATATTTTTTTACAAATCCATATGCAGTCTTATCTGCTATAGTACCTATAGTACCTGCTCTAAAAACATGTCCTTTACCAAATAATTCTTCAGTATACTGATGGGCATTAGGTTGATATTCTCCAGCAAAATTAAGATCTATATCAGGTTCTTTATCTCCTTCAAATCCTAAAAACACTTCGAATGGTATATCATGGCCATCTTTAATATATTTAGTCTGACATACGGGACAATATTTGTCCTCCATATCTACTCCAGAACCTACAGACCCATCAATTATAAAGTCACTATTTTTACAGTTTGGACACACATAGTGTGGAGGTAAAGGATTTACTTCAGTAATATCACTCATTGTAGCAACAAATGAAGAACCTACAGATCCTCTAGATCCTACTAAATATCCATCTTCCAAAGATTTTTTAACTAATTTTTGAGCAATTATATACATCACTGCATATCCATTCTGTATTATAGAGCTCAATTCTTTCTCTAACCTAGTTTCTACAATTTCAGGCAATACTTCACCATATATTTTTCTTGCCTTCTTATAAGTAATCTCTCTCAATTCTTCTTCTGCACCCTCTATTTTAGGAGGAAATGTTCCATCTGGTATAGGTAATAACTCTTCTATGCTATCAGCTATAGCATTAGTATTTGTAATAACAACTTCTCTAGCCTTTTCTTTTCCAAGATAAGCAAATTCATTAAGCATCTCTTCTGTTGTCTTTAAATATAATGGTGGTTGATTGTCACTATCTTCAAATCCCTTACCTGCCATTAAAATCTTTCTAAAAACTTCATCCTGAGGGTCTAAGAAGTGTACATCTCCTGTAGCAATAACAGGTTTATTAAATTTCTCTCCTAAACTCACAATTTTTTTATTTATATTTCTCAACTCATCAACATCTTTTACCATGCCCTTATCAACTAAAAATCTATTATTACCTACAGGTTGTATTTCTAAATAATCATAGTAATTTACTATATCTCTTATCTCATTAAATCCTTTATTTTTTAATATTGCCCTATATAACTCTCCAGCTTCACATGCTGTTCCCAAAATCAATCCTTCCCTATATCTATTTAAAATAGACTTTGGAATCCTAGGCTTTCTATAAAAATAATTTATATGGGATTCAGAAACCAATTTATATAAGTTTTTTAATCCCTTATAATTTTTAGCCAATAATATTATATGAAAGGATTCACTAGACTTATAATTTTGCCCTTCTACAGATAGTGTATTTAATTGATATAGCTTATTAACACCTCTTTCTGAAACCATATCTAAACACTTTAAAAGTATTTCTGCCGTAGCATAGGAATCATCCACAGCTCTATGATGGTTCTCAAGGCTAATATTTAAATGTTTAGCTACTACATTTAATTTATGTCTTTTTAATTTTGGAAATAAATCTCTAGCTAACTGAAGTGTATCCAATACTGTATTATCAATGTTTATACCAATATCGGAAAAGTTTTTTGTTATAAATCCCATATCAAATTGAGCATTATGAGCTACTAATACAGCATCACCAATAAACTCATAGAATTCAGGTAATATGTCCTCTATCTTAGGCTCACTTAAAACCATATTATCAGTTATACCAGTAAGTTTTACTATTTTTTCTGGTATCTTGACTCCAGGATTTACTAATTTACTAAACTTATCTACGATCTCATTATTTTTTATTTTTACTGCTCCTATTTCAGTAATTTTGTTATTTATAGGAGAAAAACCAGTAGTTTCTATGTCAAATACTACATATTCACAATCTATATCTTGTCCTTTGTCAAACAACACTACGGGATTAGAGTCATTAACCACATATCCTTCTAATCCATAGATCATTTTTAATCCATATTTCTTTCCCGCATCCATACCCTCTGGAAAGCTTTGTACTACTCCATGGTCAGTTATGGTCATAGCTTTATGTCCCCATTGAGACAGTTTTTTTGCCATGTCATCTATACTAGACATTCCATCCATATCACTCATTTTTGTATGTAGATGTAATTCTACCCTTTTATCTTCACTTTTATCTACTCTTTCAATTTTTTTTGTTATGGACATAGCTTTAGTCATCATTACCAATTCTCTAGAAAAAGAATCAAAAACTATATCTCCTTTAATCTTTAAATTGGACCTTTCTTTAATTTTTCCCTCTAAAGACTCTTGTTGCTTCTTAGTGGCAAACAGCTTTACAACTAATGAACTAGTATAGTCGGTAACTTTATATATATATAATTTCTTATTTCCTTTAATATCCCTTGATTCTATATCAAATACCTCTCCCTCTATAGTTACTTGTCCAGAGTTTGTATTAATACTTGATATAGGAACCACTTCTTCATCAACTGCTTTACCATATACTATGCCAACAGCATTTCCACTATATTTTTTGTTATTTGAATTCTCATACTGGTCATTCCGTTTTGTGTCTTGTACTTGTATACTTTCCAATTTTTTTATAATCTTTTTTTCTTCAGCTTCTTTTATCTTATCATAATCTAACTTTATATCTTCTGACTGTTTTTTTTCAATCTTCACTCCAATTTTTACTCCAAATTCTTTACAAAAAAAATCAGCTATAAGATTATCTATTTTTTTCTCTTTTAATTTAAAAAATCCATAATTATTTCTTACATCTATCTTAAAAATATTATTATTAAAACTCCATTTTAAATCTTCTATCCATGATCTGCTCGAAGGAATATTTTTGTTTATAATGTATAATATATTATTCCAATTTTCTTTGACCAAAACATTTAAATCTTCAATTAAACTAGAATCATAGTTTACTTTTAATTCTATACATTCAAATTCTGCTAAATTCTTTTTAAATTGTTTTTTTATATAGTCAATATCACTATAATCTACTATTTCACTTGACTTGAAATAAATCTTAATAGTTCTAGATTTTATATTGAGCAATACATTGTCTATTTGTAACTTTTTTATACTATTCTTTTTTATATCCAATCCAATATTTTTAAATATTTTTCCAGCTGTAGGCCTAGCAACAATAGTCAATTCATTCACTCCCTTTAGACTATCTATTGGATACTTCTAGTACCCCCTCTTGTTTACTTATCTCACTTAATAAATTTTGTCCTTGATTATCATCCTTTAACTTTACTAACATAGAAATAATTAAAATGTCCTCACTATTTTTCTCAAGTTCTATTCTATCAATGACTATACCTAATTCCCCAGTAACTAATCCTATCTTTCCAATTTGACCCGGTTTGTTTTCAGAGACTATTCTTAGCTTCATAAATTTTCTTCTAGATTTAATTTTTGTCTCTACTTTAGTAAATATAATTAATGTAATCAATATTATAATAACACTAAGTATAGAACCTGTATAAAATCCCGATCCAATAGCTAAACCCACACATGCAACAGCCCAAAGACTAGCTGCAGTAGTCAGACCCTTTACAGAGTCTCCTTCCTTTATTATAGTCCCCGCACCTAAGAATCCTATACCACTTATAACTTGAGCTGCCAATCTACCAGGATCTATATTAGTTTGATATTTATAAGTATCAAAAATATATAAACCCACCAGCATAACCAAAGTAGAACCTACACATACTAATATGTGTGTCCTAAAGCCGGCAGGCCTCTTTACACTCTCACGTTCCATTCCTATTAACCCTGATAATACTATAGATAATACAATCCTAAATACTATTTGTTTTGTTGAAATCATAAAAAACCCCTATCTTTTTCTACTAAACTCATCAAATTTCAACACCTTAATAACTTCCCAATACATCTTAACTCTTTCAGTTAGTCCTTTCATCAATCCCATTTTTTCTTCTTTCATTACATGAGTAAGATTTGATAAAGGAACTTCTTTATAATCTACATTATTAGTGCTGACGTATTTTGTTAGTGCTAACTCTATACCATATCTTGTCACATCTATATTTTTAATATCACTAATTATGCCTCTTTTCATAGCCCTTTGACCTGATAAAAAAGGTGTTATTTTCTGACCTAAATCTGTAATTTTTCTTCCATCTTCAAAGACTCCAATAGTCATCTCGCATTCATCTAATATAACTGGCAATAAAAGGTCTGTAATATGTTTTTGTTTAAGTCCCAACAAATCTGCATCCAAAAACAATACAATATCACTGTCTGTTTCTCTTACTCCTGCATCTACTGCTCCGCCTTTACCCATATTCTTTTTTAGATCTATGACTTCTGCACCAAAATTTCTTGAAATTTCAGCTGTTTTATCTGTAGAACCATCATTGACAACTATTATATCTTCAATCAAATCTACCTTTTTTAAAACTGTAATTATATCTCCTATTGTTTTTTCTTCATTAAATGCAGGTATAATTCCAGTTATTTTATAATACATTAAATTCCCCCCTAAAGGTTCTTATAAATCCTCTATCTCATTTATTAATTCCTCTAAGAGCTTATCTTCTGGTACTTTCCTAATTATTTTACCTTTTTTAAATATTAATCCTTCTCCTATGCCACCAGCAATGCCTATATCTGCCTCTTTTGCTTCTCCAGGTCCGTTTACAGCACATCCCATTATGGCAACTTTTATAGGCTTTCTTATGTTTTCCAATGCATTTTCAGCCCTCTTTGCTAAATCTATAAGGTCAATTTGTGTTCTTCCACAAGTTGGACAAGATATTATTTCTACACTATCTTCAAGCATATCCAAAGATCTCAATATTTGTCTTCCTACCCTTATTTCATCCAATGGATCTCCAGTTAATGATACCCTTATAGTATCTCCTATGCCATCTAGCAATAATGTTCCTATACCTATAGAGGATTTTATAGTTCCTCTCCAAGGAGTTCCAGCTTCTGTTATACCTATATGCAACGGATAGTCAACCATTTTAGCTATCTTTCTATATGAGTCTATAGTTAATCTAACATTAGATGCCTTTATTGAAATAATTATCTTATCATAATTTAATTTTTCTAAAATATTAACATGTTCCATAGCACTATAAACCATAGAATCTTTATTGACACCACCATATTTCTCTACAAATTCTTTCTTTACAGAACCTGAATTAACACCAATCCTAATAGGTACATCCCTTTCTTTACAAGCCTTTACAACCTCTTTGACTTTTAAATGGCTTCCTATATTTCCAGGATTAATTCTAAGTCCATCTATATTATTTTCTATCGATTTTAACGCTAGTTTATAATCAAAATGAATATCCGCAATAATAGGTATACTAATTTGTTTTTTTATATCCTTTAATGCGTTGGCAGCAGTATCATCTAATACTGCAACCCTTACAATATTACATCCTTCCTTTTCCAGATCTTTTATTTGATTTACCGTAGATTCTACATCCCTTGTATCAGTATTAGTCATAGACTGTATTGTTATAGGATAATCACTACCTATCCCTACATCTCCATATTTAAAATTTTTAGTTTTTCTTCTCATCTATTTATCATCCCTTTAAATTATATCAAGTCTCATAATATCTTTATATGTCACAAAAACCATTAGCATTAATA
Above is a genomic segment from Clostridiisalibacter paucivorans DSM 22131 containing:
- a CDS encoding glycosyltransferase family 2 protein, whose amino-acid sequence is MYYKITGIIPAFNEEKTIGDIITVLKKVDLIEDIIVVNDGSTDKTAEISRNFGAEVIDLKKNMGKGGAVDAGVRETDSDIVLFLDADLLGLKQKHITDLLLPVILDECEMTIGVFEDGRKITDLGQKITPFLSGQRAMKRGIISDIKNIDVTRYGIELALTKYVSTNNVDYKEVPLSNLTHVMKEEKMGLMKGLTERVKMYWEVIKVLKFDEFSRKR
- a CDS encoding PolC-type DNA polymerase III — translated: MTIVARPTAGKIFKNIGLDIKKNSIKKLQIDNVLLNIKSRTIKIYFKSSEIVDYSDIDYIKKQFKKNLAEFECIELKVNYDSSLIEDLNVLVKENWNNILYIINKNIPSSRSWIEDLKWSFNNNIFKIDVRNNYGFFKLKEKKIDNLIADFFCKEFGVKIGVKIEKKQSEDIKLDYDKIKEAEEKKIIKKLESIQVQDTKRNDQYENSNNKKYSGNAVGIVYGKAVDEEVVPISSINTNSGQVTIEGEVFDIESRDIKGNKKLYIYKVTDYTSSLVVKLFATKKQQESLEGKIKERSNLKIKGDIVFDSFSRELVMMTKAMSITKKIERVDKSEDKRVELHLHTKMSDMDGMSSIDDMAKKLSQWGHKAMTITDHGVVQSFPEGMDAGKKYGLKMIYGLEGYVVNDSNPVVLFDKGQDIDCEYVVFDIETTGFSPINNKITEIGAVKIKNNEIVDKFSKLVNPGVKIPEKIVKLTGITDNMVLSEPKIEDILPEFYEFIGDAVLVAHNAQFDMGFITKNFSDIGINIDNTVLDTLQLARDLFPKLKRHKLNVVAKHLNISLENHHRAVDDSYATAEILLKCLDMVSERGVNKLYQLNTLSVEGQNYKSSESFHIILLAKNYKGLKNLYKLVSESHINYFYRKPRIPKSILNRYREGLILGTACEAGELYRAILKNKGFNEIRDIVNYYDYLEIQPVGNNRFLVDKGMVKDVDELRNINKKIVSLGEKFNKPVIATGDVHFLDPQDEVFRKILMAGKGFEDSDNQPPLYLKTTEEMLNEFAYLGKEKAREVVITNTNAIADSIEELLPIPDGTFPPKIEGAEEELREITYKKARKIYGEVLPEIVETRLEKELSSIIQNGYAVMYIIAQKLVKKSLEDGYLVGSRGSVGSSFVATMSDITEVNPLPPHYVCPNCKNSDFIIDGSVGSGVDMEDKYCPVCQTKYIKDGHDIPFEVFLGFEGDKEPDIDLNFAGEYQPNAHQYTEELFGKGHVFRAGTIGTIADKTAYGFVKKYFDEKEMVLNSAEATRLVKGCTGIKRTSGQHPGGVMIVPGDKEIYDFSPIQYPANDKNSGVITTHFDYHSISGRILKLDILGHDTPTIIKMLEDLTGVDAQEIPLDDNKTMSLFTSTEVLGIDKEEINSEVGSFGIPEFGTKFVRQMLLDTKPTTFAELVRISGLSHGTDVWLNNAQDLVRNGVTKLSEVISTRDDIMMYLIYNGLEKKRSFTIMEKVRKGKGLTEEDEKYMRDMKIPDWYIQSCKKIKYMFPKAHAVAYVMMSFRIAYFKVHYPEAFYATYFSMKAVDFDAELIVKGKDVVKNKIEELENMGNEKTAKEKNLLTVLEVALEMYCRGFKFDRVNIYKSDSDKFLIGEQGIIPPLKSLQGVGENAARSIAKEREKGKFLSIEDLTKRAKINKTAVEALKVHGCLKGLPESNQLSLFNI
- the nusA gene encoding transcription termination factor NusA, whose protein sequence is MNAEFIQALDEIEKEKGISKDTLIEAIEAALVSAYKRNFGSSQNVEIYIDKEDGEIRVYANKMVVNEVEDNLLEIALEDAKRIDNKYEIEDIVKIEVTPKNFGRIAAQTAKQVVVQRIREAEREIIYEKFYSRESEIITGLIQRVSRNNVMVNLGKTEGVLLPSEQIEGETYNQGDRIKAYILEVKKTTKGPQILLSRTHPGFVKRLFELEVPEIHDGIVDIYSISREAGSRTKIAVYSLDENVDPVGACVGHKGARVKAIVDELNGEKIDIVTWDKDPEIFIANSLSPAKVVSVDVNEKEKSALVVVPDYQLSLAIGKEGQNARLAAKLTSWKIDIKSEGQMNTENV
- the ispG gene encoding flavodoxin-dependent (E)-4-hydroxy-3-methylbut-2-enyl-diphosphate synthase, translating into MRRKTKNFKYGDVGIGSDYPITIQSMTNTDTRDVESTVNQIKDLEKEGCNIVRVAVLDDTAANALKDIKKQISIPIIADIHFDYKLALKSIENNIDGLRINPGNIGSHLKVKEVVKACKERDVPIRIGVNSGSVKKEFVEKYGGVNKDSMVYSAMEHVNILEKLNYDKIIISIKASNVRLTIDSYRKIAKMVDYPLHIGITEAGTPWRGTIKSSIGIGTLLLDGIGDTIRVSLTGDPLDEIRVGRQILRSLDMLEDSVEIISCPTCGRTQIDLIDLAKRAENALENIRKPIKVAIMGCAVNGPGEAKEADIGIAGGIGEGLIFKKGKIIRKVPEDKLLEELINEIEDL
- a CDS encoding MgtC/SapB family protein, with the translated sequence MISTKQIVFRIVLSIVLSGLIGMERESVKRPAGFRTHILVCVGSTLVMLVGLYIFDTYKYQTNIDPGRLAAQVISGIGFLGAGTIIKEGDSVKGLTTAASLWAVACVGLAIGSGFYTGSILSVIIILITLIIFTKVETKIKSRRKFMKLRIVSENKPGQIGKIGLVTGELGIVIDRIELEKNSEDILIISMLVKLKDDNQGQNLLSEISKQEGVLEVSNR
- the rimP gene encoding ribosome maturation factor RimP; this encodes MKKNDIEKVTKDIVSEILVETDYILVDVEFVKEGASMFLRIYLDKPEGITIDDCQEISQKLSKKLDEVDPIDENYFLEVSSPGLDRPLKTDKDLKLNIKKDVEVSLYKSYKGHKKHMGRLIGFNDKSLDIENEDGEVINIDRDIIAKINLAVKF